A single window of Nicotiana sylvestris chromosome 5, ASM39365v2, whole genome shotgun sequence DNA harbors:
- the LOC104224483 gene encoding uncharacterized protein — MIVILTRRFIPSNITKRIITKATKKLYDVPYASWSEFTFSLKEQIFNEFKTDEVLGHTFVDGLDEASKMNLDSACGGSCMAKPYSEIQLLLNNFTANDHNYQGDGHSRKASKQKTTGLIEIDDLSAMRAEIAKLANQMNRMTMQKTQQMQHVQQMSLCCELCGDNHISDMCPTNPESIYYVGQQSRGSINQNAQYWNTYNPNWKNHPNFSWGGNQPNQNHYRPQGNFNQPQKTPQQVEEKGNDLLKQLLLDNQQLRTDFRNLERQMGQLANAQNTRPVGAFPSETKANSKASLNVVSLRNGRQLEEVQSKKSKLVTFHERPTTIESTSEKAKDLEKPTGEAVQINIPLVDILQEVPKYAKYIKDIVANKRRLTKFETVALTEECSSRIQGKLPQKLKDPGSFTIQISIGKHVVGRALCDLGASINLMPLSVFRQLGLDYEPDQDVPFILGCPFLATGRAIIDICEGKMTMRVGDPVEVFNVYRALKLPTHYEELSMIIVVESDATSLVPYMSPVDPVEQVLIGDVEYSEDEMIG; from the exons ATGATAGTGATACTGACGAGGAG gttcatcccgagtaatattaCTAAGAGGATAATCACAAAAGCAACCAAAAAGCTTTATGATGTCCCTTATGCGTCTTGGAGTGAATTCACATTCTcgctgaaggagcaaattttcaatgaatttaag ACTGATGAGGTATTGGGACACACTTTTGTTGATGGGCTAGATGAGGcctcaaagatgaatcttgattcagcttgtggtgGTAGTTGCATGGCGAAACCATATAGTGAAATTCAACTCTTGCTGAATaacttcactgctaatgatcataacTATCAAGGAGATGGGCATTCACGCAAGGCAAGTAAACAGAAGACAACCGGGTTGATTGAGATTGATGACCTCTCGGCCATGAGAGCGGAGATAGCAAAATTGGCAAACCAGATGAATAGAATGACAATGCAAAAGACACAACAAATGCAACATGTACAACAAATGTCTCTTTGTTGCGAACTATGTGGTGACAACCATATAAGTGACATGTGCCCCACGAATCCAGAATCTATATACTATGTGGGACAGCAGAGCAGGGGTTCAATAAATCAGAATGCACAATATTGGAACACTTATAACCCAAATTGGAAGAATCATCCCAACTTCTCATGGGGTGGAAATCAGCCGAATCAGAATCAttatagaccccaaggaaatttcaATCAACCTCAGAAGACACCTCAACAGGTAGAAGAGAAAGGGAATGATTTGTTGAAGCAGTTGTTGCTTGACAATCAACAACTTAGGACCGATTTCAGAAATTTGGAGCGCCAAATGggacagcttgccaatgctcaaAACACTAGACCAGTTGGAGCTTTTCCAAGTGAGACTAAAGCTAATTCTAAGGCATCCCTTAATGTCGTGTCGTTGAGGAATGGGAGACAATTAGAAGAGGTTCAGTCGAAAAAGAGCAAACTAGTGACTTTTCATGAGAGGCCAACCACTATTGAATCAACATCAGAAAAAGCTAAGGATCTAGAGAAGCCAACTGGAGAGGCG GTGCAAATTAATATTCCATTGGTTGACATCTTACAAGAAGTGCCCAAATATGCAAAGTACATCAAGGACATTGTGGCAAATAAAAGAAGGCTAACCAAGTTCGAGACTGTGGCACTCACTGAGGAGTGCAGTTCAAGAATTCAGGGCAAGTTACCTCAGAAATTGAAAGATCCAGGTAGTTTCACTATCCAAATCTCGATTGGTAAACATGTTGTTGGGCGAGCTTTATGTGATCTTGGAGCGAGCATCAACTTGATGCCGCTATCTGTGTTCAGACAGTTGGGGTTGG ACTACGAGCCCGATCAGGATGTCCCATTTATTTTAGGGTGTCCATTCCTAGCCACGGGCCGAGCTATTATTGATATTTGCGAAGGAAAGATGACAATGAGAGTGGGTGATCCAGTGGAGGTCTTCAATGTTTATAGAGCACTCAAATTACCAACCCACTATGAAGAGTTATCCATGATCATTGTGGTGGAGAGTGATGCCACATCGTTAGTGCCCTATATGAGCCCTGTAGATCCTGTTGAACAAGTATTGATTGGGGATGTAGAATATAGTGAAGATGAAATGATAGGATAA